In a single window of the Terriglobus roseus genome:
- a CDS encoding carbohydrate kinase family protein produces the protein MNYDVTVIGEIYQDHVFSGFRSWPSPGEEIFTDAYEWELGGGAVTTACALARLGRSVQIIGVVGQDNFSRIAERLEQFGVGADSIASSSVRSGVSVSISTVEDRTFFTFRGANQELEARLMHDDNLLLKAARSRHVHLAMPLSARLAQHILPKLRAREATTSLDVGHHVGWLQDEASVDVLRAIDYTMPNEKEASILSGDPDQYLERCRSLGLQHAVVKLGRDGAVSLSNGTKHRVRPPTVSVTDTTGAGDAFDAGFIDALLDGVGPREVLERACICGAMSTRAAGALGALPNRPEIRAILEEHYAA, from the coding sequence ATGAATTACGACGTCACAGTAATCGGTGAGATTTATCAGGACCATGTGTTCAGCGGCTTTCGCTCGTGGCCGTCGCCAGGCGAAGAGATCTTCACCGACGCGTACGAGTGGGAGCTTGGCGGCGGTGCGGTGACGACAGCGTGTGCGCTTGCCCGTCTCGGACGCAGCGTGCAGATCATCGGCGTGGTAGGACAGGATAACTTCTCACGCATCGCAGAGCGACTAGAGCAATTTGGTGTGGGCGCGGACAGCATCGCAAGTAGTTCAGTCCGCAGCGGCGTAAGCGTCAGCATCTCGACCGTGGAAGACCGCACGTTTTTCACCTTCCGCGGGGCCAATCAGGAGTTGGAGGCACGTTTGATGCACGACGATAACCTGCTTCTGAAAGCCGCCAGGTCACGTCACGTACATCTTGCCATGCCTCTCAGCGCACGGCTTGCCCAGCACATACTTCCGAAACTCAGAGCGCGTGAGGCCACTACATCGTTGGACGTGGGCCACCATGTGGGCTGGCTGCAGGACGAGGCGAGTGTCGATGTGCTTCGAGCGATTGACTACACCATGCCAAATGAGAAGGAGGCGTCGATTCTTAGCGGTGATCCCGACCAGTATCTTGAACGATGTCGCAGCCTCGGATTACAACATGCCGTGGTGAAACTTGGTCGCGACGGAGCGGTCTCTCTGTCAAACGGAACGAAGCACCGCGTCAGACCACCCACCGTTTCCGTGACGGATACCACCGGCGCAGGGGATGCCTTCGACGCGGGATTTATTGACGCACTTCTCGATGGTGTCGGCCCTCGAGAGGTGCTGGAGCGGGCCTGCATCTGCGGGGCTATGTCCACTCGCGCTGCGGGCGCATTAGGAGCACTACCGAACCGGCCGGAGATCCGCGCCATTCTTGAGGAGCACTATGCCGCGTAA
- a CDS encoding PIG-L family deacetylase, whose product MFNKALCSLAASACLVTSVAPLPAQSAKPMVDAWRIPPDQGAASTWQSLKKLHTRSSVMMIVAHPDDEDGATLTYESRGEGARVALLTLDRGEGGANVMSADYWDALGLVRTEELLQAGRYYGLDAQYFTSMADYGFSKSLDEALGQWGRDRVLEEAVRVVRTVRPLIVCSVFVGGPTDGHGQHATAGLMAQEVFKAAGDPKMFPEQIKEGLLPWAPVKTYARAPFLRVTEKGMYDYANHTWGPVGVTNHVTGKWEPGKPSVTVEIPAGTFDEFLGQSYTQISRTGLGFQASQNGGPSVPFAGDQPAMYHRFGSHIDAKPTEVSFFDGIDISLAGIATLADAKVQEMLRGKLLAINAHVEKAIAEFSAQKPSAIAPHLAEGKLATEALIDTVERSRMAAEAKYNVLHELRAKQRQFNEALAAALEVSLQADVTPPDRDDPAAAMFRGPRTTFSMATPGLNFPVAVHLYQPAASGVAINNLQVTGTTGSDWQAKRTEAPRLLEPSKAVDLKFNVTVPRSEPFTRPYFVRDGLQNAFYEVDAKAKRNTPLSPYPLEARATLEYAGAKVELTTVVQVVSKLNGPGVVRHPMPVGPALSVALSPAAGVVPLDSQSTTVRVRVKNNAQGAVKPTVRLILPSGWTAEPSAIPVSFTQTGEERTVSFNVVPKVQEGKEYKVTAVAELDGQKYTEGYTTIGYTGLRPYFLYAPATYRTTGTDVKVAPGMNVAYVEGSGDDVPAALQQIGIHVSYLSAQDLANGDLSRYNAIVLGVRAYAVRPDLIVNNARLLQYVENGGVAVVQYNTPEFDHNFGPYPYVMSNDPEEVTDEKSKVNILVPENPIFQWPNKIGTKDFEGWIEERGSKFLQTWDPRYIALVETHDKGQPEQKGGLLYARYGKGVYIYNAYAFYRQLPLGVPGAFRLFANMLSLPQNPELK is encoded by the coding sequence ATGTTCAACAAAGCTCTCTGTTCCCTGGCGGCAAGTGCCTGCCTTGTTACTTCCGTCGCGCCGTTGCCGGCACAATCAGCCAAGCCGATGGTGGACGCCTGGCGCATTCCGCCAGATCAAGGCGCGGCCTCGACGTGGCAATCCCTGAAAAAACTGCACACACGCTCGAGCGTGATGATGATCGTCGCGCATCCCGACGATGAAGATGGAGCGACGCTCACGTACGAGAGCCGAGGAGAAGGCGCGCGCGTTGCGCTGCTAACGCTGGATCGTGGCGAGGGGGGAGCCAACGTCATGTCAGCGGACTATTGGGATGCCCTCGGATTGGTCCGTACCGAAGAACTATTGCAGGCAGGTCGCTACTACGGACTTGACGCACAGTACTTCACGTCCATGGCCGACTATGGTTTTTCGAAATCTCTCGACGAGGCTCTCGGCCAGTGGGGGCGTGATCGAGTGCTGGAGGAAGCCGTGCGTGTCGTTCGTACGGTGCGCCCTCTGATCGTCTGTTCTGTGTTCGTGGGTGGACCGACAGATGGTCATGGACAGCACGCGACCGCAGGCTTAATGGCGCAGGAAGTGTTCAAGGCAGCCGGCGATCCGAAGATGTTCCCAGAGCAGATCAAGGAGGGGCTGCTGCCATGGGCTCCGGTAAAGACCTATGCGCGCGCGCCGTTCCTTCGGGTCACGGAGAAAGGTATGTACGACTATGCGAACCATACCTGGGGACCAGTAGGCGTCACGAATCATGTAACGGGTAAGTGGGAGCCCGGTAAGCCCAGCGTTACGGTAGAGATTCCAGCCGGCACCTTTGACGAATTTCTGGGGCAGAGCTACACGCAGATTTCGCGCACAGGCCTGGGCTTTCAGGCATCGCAAAATGGTGGTCCGAGCGTCCCGTTCGCAGGGGACCAGCCGGCCATGTATCACCGCTTTGGATCGCATATCGATGCGAAGCCCACGGAGGTAAGTTTCTTCGACGGCATCGACATTTCGCTGGCCGGCATTGCGACACTTGCCGACGCGAAAGTTCAGGAGATGCTGCGCGGTAAGTTGCTGGCGATTAACGCGCACGTCGAAAAGGCGATTGCGGAGTTCTCAGCTCAAAAGCCGTCAGCCATAGCACCGCATCTTGCCGAAGGCAAGCTTGCCACAGAGGCACTCATCGACACCGTAGAACGAAGCCGGATGGCTGCTGAAGCAAAGTACAACGTATTGCATGAACTGCGCGCAAAGCAGCGGCAATTCAATGAAGCACTGGCTGCCGCACTGGAAGTCTCCTTACAGGCCGACGTGACACCGCCCGACCGCGACGACCCTGCCGCAGCCATGTTCCGCGGGCCGCGGACCACGTTCAGTATGGCAACACCGGGGCTCAACTTTCCGGTGGCAGTGCACTTGTATCAGCCTGCCGCCAGCGGTGTCGCCATCAATAACCTGCAAGTCACGGGAACGACGGGGAGCGATTGGCAGGCCAAACGGACTGAGGCGCCCCGGTTGCTGGAGCCGTCCAAGGCTGTCGATCTAAAGTTCAATGTGACCGTGCCCCGTAGCGAACCTTTCACGCGCCCTTATTTTGTACGCGATGGATTGCAAAACGCCTTTTATGAGGTGGATGCAAAGGCGAAGCGGAACACGCCTCTATCGCCTTATCCGCTGGAGGCGCGCGCCACCCTGGAATATGCGGGAGCCAAGGTAGAGCTCACCACAGTTGTACAAGTGGTCAGCAAGCTGAATGGACCAGGTGTAGTGCGTCATCCTATGCCTGTTGGACCCGCGCTCTCGGTAGCGTTGTCTCCAGCAGCCGGTGTCGTTCCGCTCGACAGCCAATCCACAACGGTGCGCGTCCGTGTCAAGAACAACGCGCAGGGGGCTGTGAAGCCAACAGTACGTCTCATCTTGCCCTCGGGCTGGACTGCCGAACCCTCCGCCATTCCCGTTTCCTTCACTCAAACGGGCGAGGAGCGGACAGTCAGCTTCAACGTTGTGCCGAAGGTGCAGGAGGGCAAGGAGTATAAGGTCACCGCAGTCGCGGAGCTTGATGGCCAGAAGTATACCGAGGGCTACACCACCATTGGGTATACCGGGTTGCGACCCTACTTTCTCTATGCGCCCGCAACGTATCGCACCACCGGTACCGATGTGAAGGTGGCACCGGGAATGAATGTGGCCTATGTAGAAGGCAGCGGTGATGATGTTCCCGCTGCTTTGCAGCAGATTGGTATTCACGTCTCGTACCTGTCAGCGCAGGATCTTGCAAATGGCGATCTAAGCCGCTACAACGCCATCGTGCTTGGCGTGAGGGCCTATGCGGTCCGGCCTGATCTCATCGTCAATAACGCCCGTTTGCTGCAGTACGTAGAGAACGGCGGTGTTGCCGTTGTTCAATACAACACCCCAGAGTTTGACCATAACTTCGGTCCTTACCCCTACGTCATGAGCAATGATCCGGAAGAAGTGACGGACGAAAAATCAAAAGTCAATATTCTCGTTCCTGAGAATCCGATCTTCCAATGGCCGAACAAAATTGGAACGAAAGACTTTGAGGGATGGATTGAAGAGCGTGGATCGAAGTTCTTGCAGACTTGGGATCCAAGGTACATTGCGTTGGTCGAAACGCACGATAAGGGACAGCCTGAACAAAAGGGTGGCTTGCTGTACGCGCGCTATGGGAAGGGCGTGTATATCTACAACGCGTATGCATTTTATCGGCAGCTACCCCTCGGTGTACCGGGCGCCTTCCGCCTCTTTGCCAATATGTTGAGCCTGCCGCAGAACCCTGAGCTGAAGTAG
- a CDS encoding 6-phospho-beta-glucosidase, translating to MPRKIAFLGGGGVRTPLVAFGINESATSLQAEELVLYDLDPERAQMTARLSREVVRRDGGSLRIRVAATPEEAIDGASFVLNSVRVGGTGTRAHDERAAIACGYPGQETTGPGGIAMGQRTIPIAIAQARLVERVAPQAWIVNFTNPAGLITQAIMQNSNAKVVGICDTPTEMLHRIAIALDATQDEVVCDYIGLNHLGWVRRVMLRGEDVTHRILNDDAILLQLYSAPLFEPDLIRALGLIPTEYLFFYYSRTRALENQRRQGATRGEQIGQMNEALAEKLLKLHAGGDDAGALQAYIDYLNLRSGSYMKLEGQGSSAFDDDAPQEDPFRAASGYHRIALQVMNALVSDDTSRIIVNTRNADTIPEIAADDVIEAMSVVGKGLISPLPVGPLPEAVRGLVLAVKAYERTAIDAVISGSERELRKAMLLYPAIGEWDPSATLLKTLKWK from the coding sequence ATGCCGCGTAAGATCGCGTTTCTGGGCGGAGGTGGGGTGCGGACCCCCCTTGTTGCTTTTGGCATCAACGAGTCCGCCACATCGTTGCAGGCTGAAGAACTGGTTTTGTATGATCTCGATCCGGAACGTGCCCAGATGACGGCCAGGCTGAGCCGTGAAGTCGTTCGACGGGACGGGGGATCGCTTCGCATTCGGGTGGCGGCTACGCCGGAAGAAGCGATCGATGGCGCATCGTTTGTACTCAACAGCGTCCGCGTCGGCGGCACCGGTACACGCGCACACGATGAGCGCGCTGCCATCGCCTGTGGATACCCTGGGCAGGAGACTACGGGGCCTGGTGGCATTGCCATGGGACAACGCACCATCCCGATCGCCATTGCGCAGGCGCGCCTAGTGGAGCGTGTCGCACCCCAGGCGTGGATCGTAAACTTCACCAATCCTGCGGGACTTATCACCCAGGCAATCATGCAGAACAGCAACGCAAAGGTCGTGGGCATCTGTGACACGCCGACGGAGATGCTTCATCGTATTGCAATCGCGTTGGACGCAACACAAGACGAAGTCGTGTGTGATTACATCGGGCTGAACCACCTGGGGTGGGTGCGCAGAGTCATGCTGCGAGGCGAAGATGTCACCCATAGAATCCTGAATGATGATGCGATCCTGTTGCAGCTCTATTCGGCGCCGTTATTTGAGCCTGACTTGATTCGCGCACTCGGTCTGATCCCTACGGAATACCTGTTCTTCTACTACTCACGCACCCGCGCACTTGAGAATCAGCGTCGCCAGGGGGCTACCCGTGGGGAACAGATTGGACAAATGAATGAGGCCTTGGCCGAGAAACTGCTGAAGCTTCACGCTGGCGGTGACGACGCCGGTGCTCTGCAAGCCTATATCGATTATCTGAACCTCCGTTCTGGTTCGTACATGAAGCTGGAAGGACAGGGGAGCTCCGCGTTCGATGATGATGCGCCGCAGGAAGACCCATTCCGCGCAGCCAGTGGATATCACCGCATTGCATTGCAGGTTATGAATGCGCTTGTTAGTGACGACACAAGTCGCATCATCGTCAACACCCGCAACGCAGACACCATACCTGAGATAGCAGCCGACGATGTCATCGAGGCGATGAGCGTCGTCGGAAAGGGCTTAATCTCTCCACTACCGGTCGGCCCACTCCCAGAGGCGGTGCGCGGTCTCGTGTTGGCAGTTAAGGCCTATGAACGCACCGCGATCGATGCCGTAATCAGTGGAAGCGAACGAGAACTGCGAAAGGCAATGCTGCTCTATCCCGCGATCGGCGAATGGGATCCATCGGCAACCCTTCTTAAGACGTTGAAGTGGAAATGA
- a CDS encoding APC family permease has protein sequence MTQTAAPSEQLERSLKLPGAIAANVLNMVGVGPFLTIPLALAAMGGPQAMLGWVLGALLALCDGMVWAELGSRFPRSGGPYHYLLQAFGPHSYGRMIAFLFLWQSLLIGPISIASGAVGFAEYAGVLHPMTSLQAKLLAMALCLVNMAVLYRPIRSVAAMSVVVMSAVLATCVWIVVSGALHFNASIAFSFPEGAFHLNRAFWTGLGSATLIATYDYGGYNNVCLLGGEIQSPRRNIPRAVLVSIVAIAMLYLAMNLSIIGTLPWQSAQHSSAVVADFMRAIHGTWAARTVTVLILLASWGSAYAILLGYSRVPYTAAVDGTFPHFFAKVHARGHFPTTSLIFMGVASAILCSVSLAELIAALIVVQTLLQFMAQCVAVILLRRNKRGESEESFRMPLYPLPVVVALAGWAYIVTTGQPRHIAIAIALGAAGVAAFLLRARSQQEWPFQTS, from the coding sequence ATGACGCAAACGGCAGCACCGTCGGAACAGCTTGAACGCAGCCTGAAGTTGCCGGGCGCCATCGCGGCCAATGTGCTCAACATGGTGGGCGTTGGACCATTTCTGACCATACCGCTTGCCCTTGCCGCGATGGGGGGACCACAGGCCATGCTGGGCTGGGTGCTGGGCGCGCTGCTGGCGTTATGCGATGGCATGGTGTGGGCGGAGCTAGGTTCCCGTTTCCCGCGCTCCGGCGGTCCCTACCACTACCTGCTGCAGGCTTTCGGTCCCCATAGTTATGGACGCATGATTGCGTTCCTGTTCCTGTGGCAATCGTTGCTGATTGGCCCCATTTCGATAGCCTCCGGCGCCGTCGGCTTCGCGGAATATGCAGGGGTGCTGCATCCCATGACATCGCTGCAGGCGAAGCTCCTTGCCATGGCGCTTTGCCTGGTGAACATGGCTGTCCTGTACCGCCCTATCCGTTCTGTCGCCGCGATGTCTGTGGTCGTAATGTCCGCTGTTCTAGCGACCTGCGTGTGGATCGTAGTGAGCGGCGCCCTCCACTTTAATGCATCGATTGCATTCAGTTTTCCGGAAGGCGCATTTCATCTGAACCGAGCCTTTTGGACTGGACTTGGCTCCGCGACCCTAATAGCGACTTACGATTATGGCGGATACAACAACGTGTGCCTGCTGGGCGGAGAGATCCAGTCGCCGCGACGAAATATCCCCCGGGCGGTCCTGGTTTCGATCGTCGCGATTGCGATGCTGTACCTCGCGATGAATCTTTCGATCATCGGAACGCTGCCCTGGCAGAGCGCTCAGCACTCCAGCGCGGTGGTCGCTGACTTCATGCGTGCGATCCATGGCACATGGGCTGCAAGAACGGTGACGGTCCTGATCCTGCTTGCGAGTTGGGGGTCCGCCTATGCGATCCTCCTGGGGTACTCGCGTGTGCCATATACCGCAGCCGTCGACGGAACCTTCCCCCACTTCTTCGCGAAGGTACATGCCAGAGGGCATTTCCCTACAACTTCACTCATCTTCATGGGAGTAGCGTCGGCAATCCTTTGCAGCGTCTCTCTGGCTGAACTGATTGCGGCGCTGATCGTGGTGCAGACTTTGCTGCAGTTCATGGCGCAGTGTGTGGCCGTCATCCTGCTTCGTAGGAACAAGCGTGGAGAGTCTGAGGAGAGCTTCCGCATGCCGCTTTACCCATTGCCTGTCGTGGTTGCTTTGGCTGGCTGGGCATACATCGTCACCACCGGGCAGCCGCGCCACATCGCCATCGCTATTGCGCTTGGCGCCGCGGGTGTCGCAGCCTTTTTGCTACGTGCGAGAAGCCAACAGGAGTGGCCATTTCAAACATCATGA